From Cucumis melo cultivar AY chromosome 1, USDA_Cmelo_AY_1.0, whole genome shotgun sequence, a single genomic window includes:
- the LOC103495482 gene encoding probable protein phosphatase 2C 58, with amino-acid sequence MTTGREILHKMKVKAGFCSSSAAETGGKGKGKVTAKNSNNNNVSYGSYLVKGKANHPMEDYLVTDFKRVKEHDLGLFAIFDGHLGHDVANFLQNNLFDNILKQGDLWSETRKAIKRAYKKTDEEILDKVKQLGKGGSTAVTAILIDAHKLVVANVGDSRAVLCKNGVAYQLSVDHEPTKEKREIESRGGFVSNIPGDVPRVDGQLAVARAFGDKSLKIHLSSEPDVEVKTVDETTEFMILASDGIWKVMTNQEAVESIRHIKDANVAAKRLIDEAVSRRSTDDISCIVVRFR; translated from the exons ATGACAACCGGAAGAGAAATTCTCCACAAGATGAAG gtGAAGGCAGGGTTTTGTAGTTCATCGGCAGCGGAAACaggagggaaagggaaagggaaagtaACGGCAAagaatagtaataataataatgtaagtTATGGGAGTTATTTGGTGAAGGGAAAAGCCAACCATCCAATGGAAGATTATTTAGTCACCGATTTCAAGAGAGTCAAAGAACATGATTTGGGTTTGTTTGCTATTTTTGATGGACATTTGGGACATGATGTTGCTAATTTCTTGCAAAACAATCTCTTTGATAACATCCTTAAACAG GGTGATTTGTGGAGCGAAACAAGAAAGGCAATAAAAAGAGCATACAAGAAAACAGACGAAGAAATATTGGATAAAGTGAAGCAACTCGGAAAAGGAGGATCAACGGCTGTAACCGCCATCTTGATCGACGCTCATAAACTTGTGGTTGCCAACGTCGGAGATTCTAGAGCTGTTTTGTGCAAAAACGGCGTCGCCTACCAACTTTCCGTTGACCATGAACCCActaaagagaaaagagaaattgaAAGCCGTGGTGGTTTTGTGTCAAACATTCCAG GTGATGTTCCACGTGTCGATGGACAATTGGCAGTTGCCAGAGCATTCGGCGATAAGAGCTTAAAAATCCACCTCAGCTCAGAACCTGACGTGGAAGTCAAAACGGTTGACGAAACTACGGAGTTCATGATCTTGGCTAGCGACGGCATATGGAAG GTCATGACAAATCAAGAGGCCGTAGAATCAATTAGGCATATAAAGGATGCGAACGTAGCTGCAAAACGACTTATCGACGAAGCAGTTTCTAGGAGAAGCACGGATGACATATCATGCATTGTTGTTAGGTTTCGATga
- the LOC103495483 gene encoding zinc finger CCCH domain-containing protein 2-like, giving the protein MCSDSPRFSFAVESLLHKFLPFNGEDKSEEDGDPYSSDHFRMYEFKVRRCTRSRSHDWTDCPFAHPGEKARRRDPRRFHYSGTMCPEFRRGGCGRGDGCEFAHGVFECWLHPARYRTEACKDGKNCKRKVCFFAHSPRELRLLPPVSNYQSGSCSSPNNKRSSSSLRSASTASASNHCCLFCHCGGAAATSSPTSTLFGMSHLSPPHSPPHSPGKPINGFSPISRYNPDQSKLNGVLSYKDALTELMSSIESMNMDDANATLAAAAAAATAAASGPRQTIPWIDVSSLNNEDQLQFVLSPSTPNVSTASVNFSVDQNNNGWASASASASDPDLGWVNDLLM; this is encoded by the coding sequence ATGTGTTCTGATTCACCGCGATTTTCGTTTGCTGTTGAATCACTTTTGCACAAATTTTTGCCGTTTAATGGTGAGGATAAATCGGAGGAAGATGGAGATCCGTATTCTTCAGATCATTTTCGGATGTATGAGTTTAAGGTAAGACGGTGTACTCGTAGTCGGAGTCATGATTGGACGGATTGTCCGTTTGCTCATCCTGGAGAGAAGGCACGACGGAGAGACCCTCGTCGGTTTCATTACTCTGGTACCATGTGTCCGGAGTTTCGTCGCGGCGGGTGTGGTCGTGGTGATGGATGTGAGTTTGCTCATGGAGTTTTTGAATGTTGGCTTCATCCGGCTAGGTATCGGACGGAAGCTTGTAAAGATGGAAAGAATTGTAAGAGGAAGGTTTGTTTCTTTGCTCATTCACCTCGTGAGCTTCGTCTTTTGCCTCCTGTCAGTAATTACCAAAGCGGCTCTTGTTCTTCGCCGAATAATAAACGAAGTTCTTCTTCTCTTAGATCTGCCTCTACTGCTTCTGCTTCTAATCACTGCTGTTTGTTTTGTCATTGCGGTGGAGCCGCCGCTACTTCCTCACCGACTTCTACGCTTTTCGGAATGTCTCACCTATCTCCGCCGCACTCTCCACCGCACTCCCCGGGAAAACCTATAAACGGATTTTCTCCGATTTCGAGGTACAATCCTGATCAGTCTAAGTTAAATGGAGTTCTGAGCTATAAAGATGCACTGACTGAGCTCATGAGCTCAATCGAATCTATGAATATGGATGACGCCAATGCCACTTTAGCCGCCGCTGCCGCCGCCGCCACCGCCGCGGCTTCCGGTCCAAGACAAACAATTCCTTGGATCGATGTTTCGTCTCTCAACAACGAAGACCAACTTCAGTTTGTTCTCTCACCTTCTACTCCAAATGTCTCCACCGCGTCGGTGAATTTTTCCGTTGATCAGAACAACAATGGATGGGCCTCCGCCTCCGCCTCCGCCTCCGATCCGGATCTGGGATGGGTTAATGATCTGCTGATGTga